A genome region from Arachis duranensis cultivar V14167 chromosome 6, aradu.V14167.gnm2.J7QH, whole genome shotgun sequence includes the following:
- the LOC107493764 gene encoding serine/threonine protein phosphatase 2A 57 kDa regulatory subunit B' beta isoform, giving the protein MFNRIMKRGPKKPSKSDDFGAPDGNPLPNAAGVVVNHASRGGAAPPAGAAAAPTMPPPSGTIEPLPPFRDVPVSERQTLFLRKLQNCCFLLDFSDTLKNVREKEIKRQTLMELVDFIQSGSGKITENCQEEMIKMISVNIFRCLPPASHENTGAENNDPEEEEPSMDAAWPHLQLVYELLLRYVVSSDTDTKVAKRYIDHSFVLKLLDLFGSEDPREREYLKTILHRIYGKFMVHRPFIRKAINNIFYRFIYETERHSGIGELLEILGSIINGFALPMKEEHKLFLVRALLPLHKPKSVGMYHQQLSYCILQFVEKDFKLADTVIRGLLKYWPVTNCQKEVLFLGELEEVLEATQAAEFQRCMVPLFRQISRCLNSSHFQVAERALFLWNNEHIVSLIAQNRTVVLPIIYEALEKNIKSHWNQAVHGLTVNVRKMFVEMDAELVEECQRQHAEREAKAHEVEQQRELNWKKLAEAAAQNGPLDMVTV; this is encoded by the exons TGCTTCTCGCGGCGGAGCTGCCCCTCCGGCCGGCGCTGCCGCGGCTCCGACGATGCCTCCGCCTTCCGGCACTATTGAACCGTTGCCCCCGTTCCGCGATGTGCCGGTCTCGGAGCGGCAGACCTTGTTCCTCCGGAAGCTCCAGAATTGCTGCTTCTTGTTGGACTTCTCCGACACGTTGAAGAACGTTCGGGAGAAGGAGATCAAGCGGCAAACGCTGATGGAGCTCGTAGATTTTATCCAATCGGGTTCTGGAAAGATCACGGAGAATTGCCAGGAGGAGATGATAAAGATGATATCGGTTAACATTTTCCGGTGCCTTCCACCGGCGTCGCACGAGAACACCGGGGCAGAGAACAATGACCCAGAGGAGGAGGAGCCCTCTATGGACGCGGCCTGGCCGCACTTGCAGCTCGTCTACGAACTTCTCCTTCGGTACGTGGTTTCTTCTGATACTGATACCAAGGTTGCGAAACGGTACATTGATCATTCATTCGTGCTTAAGTTGCTTGATTTGTTTGGTTCCGAGGACCCTAGAGAGCGTGAGTATTTGAAAACAATATTGCATCGTATATATGGGAAATTCATGGTTCACAGGCCCTTCATTAGGAAGGCGATTAACAACATTTTTTATCGTTTTATATATGAGACTGAGAGACATAGTGGTATTGGGGAGCTTCTGGAGATTCTTGGCAGCATCATTAATGGGTTTGCGCTGCCCATGAAGGAGGAACACAAGTTGTTCCTTGTTAGGGCGCTTTTGCCCCTACATAAGCCTAAGTCTGTTGGCATGTACCATCAGCAGTTGTCGTACTGTATCTTGCAGTTTGTCGAGAAGGATTTCAAGCTCGCGGATACGGTTATTAGGGGCCTGTTGAAGTATTGGCCTGTCACGAATTGCCAGAAGGAGGTTCTCTTCCTTGGGGAATTGGAGGAGGTGTTGGAGGCCACACAGGCTGCGGAGTTCCAACGCTGCATGGTTCCCCTCTTTAGACAGATTTCCCGCTGCCTCAATAGTTCTCACTTTCAG GTTGCAGAACGAGCCCTCTTCCTCTGGAATAATGAGCATATTGTCAGCTTAATTGCTCAAAACAGGACTGTAGTGCTACCCATAATATATGAAGCATTGGAGAAAAATATTAAGAGTCATTGGAACCAGGCAGTTCATGGGTTGACGGTGAATGTTCGGAAGATGTTTGTTGAAATGGACGCTGAATTGGTTGAGGAGTGCCAGAGGCAGCATGCAGAGAGAGAGGCTAAAGCCCATGAAGTGGAGCAGCAGCGAGAATTGAACTGGAAAAAATTGGCAGAGGCAGCTGCCCAGAACGGACCACTGGATATGGTCACAGTTTAG